A genome region from Manihot esculenta cultivar AM560-2 chromosome 5, M.esculenta_v8, whole genome shotgun sequence includes the following:
- the LOC110615568 gene encoding RNA-binding KH domain-containing protein RCF3, whose protein sequence is MSAALTPSKRPHDRNLNESNGKGKWQKTSGLNSPNQSVKTSSGGVVFRILCPASKTGSVIGKGGAIISQIRQETGAKVRVEETVPGCDERVVVIVGSDKDIEVNNEQNGEDGDKKANVAEEGDEKKDNGEENENKETVPAVDSSKSVKETSSLQKALLLVYERIVEADPDTGGGDEEDNKPSMFILRLLVLSGQVGCLLGKGGSVIKQMSAESGAQIRILPRDKLPICASPSDELVQITGEVDAVRKAIQLVTQQLLENPPRDHDSFPSNSTGPSFHSFGHPPPRPEAYPPPYQSFNARGTTYGAGPRDFHESGIPGRMKPASDIITFRLLCLDEKVGGVIGKGGTIIKTLQQETGCDIKVLEGVSNSEDRIILISGPAHPDDRISAPQDAVLRVQTRIARALPLSDGKERTVIARLLVSSNQIGCLLGKGGAIMAEMRKSTGAYIRILGKDQVPKCASENEEVVQINGEYEVVQEALLQITTRLRNHFFRDVYPSIDHPSNPPFLDQPPFPPYMGRRELSPPFHAFHSFDGMGGPPPHGGFHPHDDRPPFMHNIHRPGMPPHMSERRPWGPQGPIEGGPPVGLPDFGGPPPRRLSGFGGVNHPAIITSTTVEVVVPRTVVPVIYGEDGLCLKQICQISDAKITINEPKPGATETMIIISGTPEQTHAAQSLIQAFVMSERDSTSSLQ, encoded by the exons ATGTCTGCTGCATTGACGCCTTCTAAGAGGCCACATGATCGGAACCTTAATGAGTCGAATGGAAAAGGAAAATGGCAAAAGACATCTGGCCTTAATTCCCCCAATCAATCCGTGAAAACCTCTAGTGGTGGTGTTGTTTTCCGAATACTTTGTCCTGCTTCCAAAACAGGTAGTGTTATTGGGAAAGGTGGTGCCATCATATCACAAATCCGTCAAGAAACTGGTGCAAAGGTCAGAGTTGAGGAAACTGTCCCTGGATGTGATGAGAGGGTAGTTGTCATTGTGGGTTCTGATAAGGATATTGAAGTCAATAATGAACAGAATGGGGAGGATGGTGATAAAAAAGCTAATGTGGCTGAAGAGGGTGATGAAAAGAAAGACAATGGTGAGGAAAATGAAAATAAGGAAACAGTTCCTGCTGTTGACTCATCAAAGTCTGTAAAAGAAACATCATCCCTGCAGAAAGCTTTGTTACTTGTTTATGAAAGAATAGTTGAAGCAGACCCAGATACGGGTGGGGGAGATGAGGAAGATAACAAGCCTTCTATGTTCATTTTGAGGTTACTTGTGCTTTCCGGTCAAGTTGGATGCCTTTTGGGAAAGGGTGGCAGTGTAATCAAGCAAATGTCAGCAGAAAGCGGGGCACAGATTCGGATTCTTCCTAGGGATAAACTCCCTATATGTGCATCACCATCTGATGAGCTAGTTCAG ATCACAGGAGAGGTTGATGCTGTGAGGAAAGCTATTCAATTAGTGACTCAGCAGCTTCTGGAGAATCCACCCAGGGATCATGACTCTTTCCCTTCCAATTCTACAGGACCGTCATTTCATTCATTTGGTCATCCTCCTCCTAGGCCAGAAGCATATCCACCACCATATCAGTCTTTTAATGCTCGGGGAACAACTTATGGTGCTGGACCTCGGGATTTTCATGAAAGTGGTATTCCTGGTCGAATGAAGCCTGCTTCAGATATAATAACCTTCCGATTGCTATGTCTTGATGAGAAGGTAGGTGGTGTCATTGGAAAAGGAGGAACTATAATAAAAACTCTTCAGCAAGAAACAGGCTGTGATATCAAAGTTTTGGAGGGGGTTTCTAATTCAGAGGACCGCATTATTCTCATTTCTGGTCCAGCG CACCCGGATGATAGGATATCGGCTCCACAAGATGCAGTTCTTCGTGTACAAACCAGGATTGCTCGGGCTTTACCTTTATCTGATGGTAAAGAGAGGACTGTGATTGCTAGGCTTCTTGTCTCCTCAAATCAAATTGGTTGCCTCCTTGGCAAGGGCGGTGCCATCATGGCAGAAATGAGGAAATCAACTGGGGCCTATATTCGAATACTGGGGAAGGATCAAGTTCCAAAATGTGCTTCAGAAAATGAAGAAGTGGTTCAG ATAAATGGAGAATATGAAGTAGTTCAAGAAGCACTTCTGCAGATAACCACCAGGTTGCGCAATCATTTCTTTCGTGATGTATATCCTTCTATAGATCATCCCTCTAATCCTCCCTTTCTGGATCAACCTCCATTTCCTCCATACATGGGAAGAAGGGAACTCTCGCCTCCATTCCATGCATTTCACAGTTTTGATGGCATGGGTGGTCCACCTCCACATGGTGGTTTCCATCCCCATGATGATCGTCCTCCTTTCATGCACAATATTCATAGACCAGGCATGCCCCCACATATGTCCGAAAGAAGACCTTGGGGTCCACAG GGACCTATTGAGGGTGGTCCTCCGGTGGGATTGCCAGATTTTGGAGGACCTCCACCTAGAAGACTTTCTGGTTTTGGAGG GGTTAACCATCCAGCGATTATTACAAGCACTACTGTTGAAGTTGTTGTTCCTCGTACTGTGGTCCCCGTAATTTATGGAGAAGATGGTTTATGTCTGAAACAAATTTGCCAG ATTTCGGATGCTAAAATTACAATTAATGAGCCGAAGCCTGGAGCAACAGAAACTATGATTATAATATCTGGAACTCCTGAACAGACGCATGCAGCTCAGAGCCTCATTCAAGCTTTTGTGATGAGTGAAAGGGACTCCACTTCATCTTTACAATAA